TTGTCCTTGAATTGGTAACTGAATCAAATGTTTCAATCCCTGAAAGGGATTATAGGTGATTTCAACTAGGTGAGATGGGAGGTGCGATCGCAAACAATATGTTTCAATCCCTGAAAGGGATTATAGGTGATTTCAACTGGGAAAGTAATCCAACTCTTTTGCAATTAGATTTTGTTTCAATCCCTGAAAGGGATTATAGGTGATTTCAACATCGAGAATTGAGCAAGTTAGAGCAAGTATTGAGCGTTTCAATCCCTGAAAGGGATTATAGGTGATTTCAACAGTGAAGTGTCTCCCATGCAAGGAACGCCCTGAACCCATCTGGTTTCAATCCCTGAAAGGGATTATAGGTGATTTCAACATAAGTAGTCTAGTAAACCGATATTTAGTAGGAAGGTTTCAATCCCTGAAAGGGATTATAGGTGATTTCAACCCCAATCACCACGAAGAACAGAGTAGTACAAATTCCAGTGTTTCAATCCCTGAAAGGGATTATAGGTGATTTCAACCTACGTCCCTTCGTCTGATGGGCCGGGAGGTTCAGTTTCAATCCCTGAAAGGGATTATAGGTGATTTCAACTTTAATCTCTGCCTGCCCTCGACTGGGGGAAGCCGTTTCAATCCCTGAAAGGGATTATAGGTGATTTCAACGAATTGATGCTAGAAAATCCCGATACATTGCCAGAACTAAGTTTCAATCCCTGAAAGGGATTATAGGTGATTTCAACAGCCGCGCATCAAGGAGCGAGCGTCTACTGCAAGGTTTCAATCCCTGAAAGGGATTATAGGTGATTTCAACCATCGGTAGTGACATTTAGAACAATTAACAGGAAGTTTCAATCCCTGAAAGGGATTATAGGTGATTTCAACTGTTCGTTTGCTTCAGAGGCCGCAGCTGTGGGGTGGTTTCAATCCCTGAAAGGGATTATAGGTGATTTCAACCCAACTGCCAGCAGCGCCTAGAACCGGGACAACAAGTTTCAATCCCTGAAAGGGATTATAGGTGATTTCAACAAACAACAGATATGATTACGGCAGCGTGCCAGAATGTTTCAATCCCTGAAAGGGATTATAGGTGATTTCAACCGTTAGATGGAACAAACAAGTGAGGACTATTCAATCGGTTTCAATCCCTGAAAGGGATTATAGGTGATTTCAACAGAACCAGAGCATTGCAAACTTTGGGAGTCTGCCCTTGTTTCAATCCCTGAAAGGGATTATAGGTGATTTCAACGCCTGCGGGACGGTGCAACGCCGCCCAAAACCTGTTTCAATCCCTGAAAGGGATTATAGGTGATTTCAACTCCCCTATCTCAAATTTATTCTGAGCAGCACGAAACCCAGTGTTTCAATCCCTGAAAGGGATTATAGGTGATTTCAACTCAGCAAGGAGCCTTAACCGAGGGGGTAAAACTGCAGTTTCAATCCCTGAAAGGGATTATAGGTGATTTCAACCAAAGGATGTTAGAGCTATCTAGTACTGAAGACTTGTTTCAATCCCTGAAAGGGATTATAGGTGATTTCAACTAGATTTAACCCCATCCTAGCTGCCAAAATTAAGTTTCAATCCCTGAAAGGGATTATAGGTGATTTCAACGGATTGGAGATGTACTATTCTTGCCTGTAAAGTTCCTGTTTCAATCCCTGAAAGGGATTATAGGTGATTTCAACTATGGCTGGAATGTAGTTTACTCTTGGATTGAAATTCAAGTTTCAATCCCTGAAAGGGATTATAGGTGATTTCAACTCACACAAACTTACCTTTGCTCTTGGATTGGAAGCGTTTCAATCCCTGAAAGGGATTATAGGTGATTTCAACCCAGCGAGTTCGACAGCGATCGCCTCATCTACCCCCAAAGTTTCAATCCCTGAAAGGGATTATAGGTGATTTCAACAATAGCCGCTATTCTTTTGGTAGTGGCATACGCAGTTTCAATCCCTGAAAGGGATTATAGGTGATTTCAACTATTGCAGAGCAAAAACAGGCGATTGACACCGTTCGTTTCAATCCCTGAAAGGGATTATAGGTGATTTCAACTCTCGGCTGATGATGGCAAGATAGCTTCCGAAATGCGTTTCAATCCCTGAAAGGGATTATAGGTGATTTCAACTTTGGCTCGCACAGTGCGGAACTTGGTCGAATTTGTTTCAATCCCTGAAAGGGATTATAGGTGATTTCAACTCTCCTCAGTACGTCTGTTGGGTGTTATTTCATAGTTTCAATCCCTGAAAGGGATTATAGGTGATTTCAACTAGAAATACTGCTGTTTGGTCTTTACAGTTAGAGGGTTTCAATCCCTGAAAGGGATTATAGGTGATTTCAACTAAAAACGAAGATGAAAAGATCAATCCAAAGAGTTTCAATCCCTGAAAGGGATTATAGGTGATTTCAACTTCTGCTTTCGGTGGTGCAACATAATCCCAACCGTGTTTCAATCCCTGAAAGGGATTATAGGTGATTTCAACCTAAGAGGATAGGAAAAGGGGCTTTCCAAGCGCTTAGTAAGTTTCAATCCCTGAAAGGGATTATAGGTGATTTCAACCTTCGTTCAAAAAGGCTATTCTGCCTCTCCAGTGTTTCAATCCCTGAAAGGGATTATAGGTGATTTCAACAAATCCTTCGCTGTGAATTTGGGGAGCCAGCTAATAACGTTTCAATCCCTGAAAGGGATTATAGGTGATTTCAACTGCACACCTTCCAAACGCTTACCCTATTTAGTTTTCGAGGTTCAGTTGCGACTACCAAGAATAAATGTACCATTTCAGGCGACGGCTTGTAAATAGCCTGGAAAAAATTTCTTCTAAAACCCAGTCGTAGCAAGCATCCTAGCATTTGCGACTACCTCCAATTCGGCCCGATCGCACCCAAACCATTACCAGCTAAGGAATCCAGCCCCAAAAATTGCTCTATCCTGAAAAACACCCCCCCGTAGTCGCAACCAGCCGATGAAACCCTACCAGAATATCCCCATTTTAGAATGTCAAGAGCCGATCGCACCCATTCCCCTAGAACTATTCGCCGTCGAATCACCCCACCCCTACCAAAAATTATCAGCACCTTACGGAGATCGATCGCCCTATTACCTCCGCCAAACAGTCCTCACCAAACTCATCGAAGCCCAACACCAGCTACAGCTACAACATCCCAACTGGCGCATCCAAATATTTGATGCCTATCGACCAATTGAAGTACAACGATTCATGGTAGACTACAGCTTCGCCGAACTACTTCAGGCTCAGCAATTAAAATTATCCCAACTATCAGAAACTGAGATAGAAAAGATTTGGGAACAAGTCTATCAATTTTGGGCCCCACCAAGCCTCGATCCAGCCACACCGCCGCCACACAGTACAGGTGCTGCGATCGATCTTACCCTCGTAGACGAAAACGGCAACACAATTAACATGGGTTCTGCCATTGATGAAATTTCACCAAGATCCCATCCAGATTACTTTGCCAATAGCACCAATCCACTAGAACAACAATATCATACCGATCGCCAACTATTGTTGAATGTCATGCTAAAAGCTGGATTTCAGCGTCATCCTAACGAATGGTGGCATTTCTCCTGCGGCGATCAAATGTGGGCGTGGTTATGCGATCGGGCCGATCCTAATAATCCAGTTATAGCGCGATATGGAAAAATTTAAATTGGGATTGGAAATTTAGAAAGAAACCCGGTTTCTCCAAGAAACCGGGTTTCTGGGTTTTATCAGTTTCCCTATACTGGATTCCTACTAACTCAAGTTGCTATTTACTTACTTTCCGGGTACGTTGTTGCGCTTTAGCGCTCTTATCCTAGTTTTAATAAGAGCGCTAAAGCGCAACAACGTACCTAATACGAGCCTTAACTATATAACTATGATTGCTCTGGAAATCTTGATTTTTACCACTGACAACTGACCACTGACAACTGACCACTGACCACTTGCACTACTCCCTAGCTATAACATTGATAATGCCGAACCCTATAACCTTCAACTTTTGGTAAAGAACGACGATCCTTGAGAGTACAATTATGTGAGTCAAGTAGTTCAGGCGCGTGAAAATTCAACAACCAAACATCCAGAGGTTTTGGCAAACTATCCACCGTTTCAGGAAGCGTACTAGCCGGATTTTTCTCAGGGTCATTACATAAATCACCATAACACCAACCTTGATGTATATGAGCTAAGAGAAACTGAGGATTACTAGCAACAGAATTCGAGATATTGAGGCGTTTAAATTCCCAAGCAATCCCCATCATTCTACCAGTCTGACCGTGGTGTTTATGAGTCGTAGCAATAAGTACAGGCGCTTGGGATTCTTTTTGAATAATTTGAGCCACCATATCGCCGCGTTCGTGCTGAAGATAATCAAGATTCCAAATTACAGTTATAGCACCGATGAATCCCATCAGCCAAATAATGCAAAAGCGTTTCCACGCAGCGTCTGAGAACGACGAGAAAAGATGAAAAACTGTTTTTGCTTCTTTTCTTTCAACGACTTTTGAATTTTGATTTTTGACTGACTGGGCAAGCGTTGCAGCAAGTAGAGCGATCGCAGCTGGAAAGTAGTTATACTGAAACCTCGGCGCTAACGTTAAATCCATCCCCAAACCGTAAGTAAAGCCGAAAATCAGCAGCAGCATACCCAACACATATCCGCCCAAACCTATTATCCCCAAACGGATATTTTGTTGTTCCATCTGCGAACTAAAACCGCGCCAGATAATCGGTACAACCCAAATCACAAAAATTGCCGTCACTACACCAGAAGAGATCGTCAATGCTAAACTTAATATATCTACCGGCAACAACGACAGCATTGCGATCGCCCATAAGAAAAATCGCACGATCGGCCAAAGGAAATTGCTAACAGGATCGCCCTCATAAACCCACTTAGTCAATTCATTGCCCTTAATATCTTGCAAAACAGGTAACCAAACCAAACCCCCCGCCAGAGTGCCAGCTGCCACCGCTAAAATGCGCCACCAGTGGCTGAGAGAGTGGGAGAGGGGGGGAGTGGGAGAGGGGGAGGGGAGAGAAATTGCCCAATTCCTAACCCAAATTGCCAACAAAACAAACCCTTCCGCAATCAAAGTGAGGGCGAAAAAATAATGAACTGCAATGCCCAAACTATTAACGGCTACCCAGATTAATCCTACCCAAACTGGTAGAGGCGATCGCTTTTGTAACGATTCAATAGCTACTACAAAGCAACTCAAAGACGCAATAACCAATAAGATTGCCAATGTGTAATGACGAGCTTCTTGAGCCAAAGAAACCCCAAAAGGCGACACAGCCATCATTGCGGCTGCCAATTGCCCCACCAAGCGCGATCGAAACGCCAACCAACCCAAGCCAAACATAGCTGGAATAGACGCCACACCAAACAAAGCTGAAAGGGCCCTCGACGCCCACAGCAAAGTCAATCCCTCATTTAAGGGAAACAGCTTCAGCCATAAGTGAGTCAGCACAAAGTAGACAGGAGGGTGCGTACTCTCCCTAAATAACCTATTAATAACCCCCCCAATACCGATCGTTGGATGGGATTGCAGGGGTTGCAGGAGCGTGTCTAGAGCTAGAACGCGATCGAGCGGCACCGTGTGAAACGTATTGCCCAGACTAAATACGATCGTCGCAAACTCATCCGTCCAAATCGGTTTCATCTCCAGGCGGCTAAAGCGCAAACCAGTCCCCACAGCTATCCACACCAACAGCAGCATAGGGTGGAACCAGCGACTTTGGGATAAATCTTTTAACCAGGGCCATTTGGAAACATCAAGCATTGCTCATCACTACCACAAAATTTCTGCAAGCATTTTAAACAATACGTTGTTTTTATCAGTGATTTTTTCCAAAAAATTTCCCGATCTGCTCCTAACTCTTTGTAAATAAGCATTAGCCTATTTGAGATGGTTTCTAAACAGCTAGTACCCGTTTTGGTTACTAATGTTTGGCTCTATCAATTTTTACTTAACAGTATATTTGCCGATCTCGATCGCTTAACAAGCGCCAAATAGCATAGGACTTACGCTTTTCTCCCCCCTAGCCCCCCAAATCTGGGGGGCTAGGGGGGCAAAACCAAGGTTTTGCGTAAGTTCTGTATCAGAAAAAACCT
This DNA window, taken from Argonema galeatum A003/A1, encodes the following:
- a CDS encoding glycosyltransferase family 39 protein, with protein sequence MLDVSKWPWLKDLSQSRWFHPMLLLVWIAVGTGLRFSRLEMKPIWTDEFATIVFSLGNTFHTVPLDRVLALDTLLQPLQSHPTIGIGGVINRLFRESTHPPVYFVLTHLWLKLFPLNEGLTLLWASRALSALFGVASIPAMFGLGWLAFRSRLVGQLAAAMMAVSPFGVSLAQEARHYTLAILLVIASLSCFVVAIESLQKRSPLPVWVGLIWVAVNSLGIAVHYFFALTLIAEGFVLLAIWVRNWAISLPSPSPTPPLSHSLSHWWRILAVAAGTLAGGLVWLPVLQDIKGNELTKWVYEGDPVSNFLWPIVRFFLWAIAMLSLLPVDILSLALTISSGVVTAIFVIWVVPIIWRGFSSQMEQQNIRLGIIGLGGYVLGMLLLIFGFTYGLGMDLTLAPRFQYNYFPAAIALLAATLAQSVKNQNSKVVERKEAKTVFHLFSSFSDAAWKRFCIIWLMGFIGAITVIWNLDYLQHERGDMVAQIIQKESQAPVLIATTHKHHGQTGRMMGIAWEFKRLNISNSVASNPQFLLAHIHQGWCYGDLCNDPEKNPASTLPETVDSLPKPLDVWLLNFHAPELLDSHNCTLKDRRSLPKVEGYRVRHYQCYS
- a CDS encoding M15 family metallopeptidase yields the protein MKPYQNIPILECQEPIAPIPLELFAVESPHPYQKLSAPYGDRSPYYLRQTVLTKLIEAQHQLQLQHPNWRIQIFDAYRPIEVQRFMVDYSFAELLQAQQLKLSQLSETEIEKIWEQVYQFWAPPSLDPATPPPHSTGAAIDLTLVDENGNTINMGSAIDEISPRSHPDYFANSTNPLEQQYHTDRQLLLNVMLKAGFQRHPNEWWHFSCGDQMWAWLCDRADPNNPVIARYGKI